The Raphanus sativus cultivar WK10039 chromosome 2, ASM80110v3, whole genome shotgun sequence genome includes a region encoding these proteins:
- the LOC108832570 gene encoding F-box/kelch-repeat protein At4g38940-like, protein MDGRIYVIGPDDFSSESKKVVVFNTETQTWEPEMTTKAGIEIDDLWIFGYAVVMGGVMYMREFHKSFVYEPKESKWGMDEVLDSKVWGMACVVDDVLYYHDSCKNKLRWYDPKRRCWGVVKGVQEFLAGTRDYGYIQCVCYGGKLALVCPKGGKSSEQVRTEVFFAEISLERCKGGQMWGEVDHSCDLALAVTGGKFNIRKPLVVVV, encoded by the coding sequence ATGGATGGGAGGATCTACGTTATTGGACCTGATGACTTCTCCTCAGAGTCAAAGAAGGTGGTGGTGTTCAATACCGAAACACAAACGTGGGAGCCTGAGATGACAACGAAGGCAGGGATAGAGATAGATGACCTTTGGATATTTGGTTATGCGGTGGTGATGGGTGGTGTTATGTACATGAGGGAGTTTCATAAGAGCTTTGTTTACGAGCCAAAGGAAAGCAAATGGGGAATGGACGAGGTACTGGATTCCAAGGTGTGGGGGATGGCGTGTGTCGTTGACGATGTTTTGTACTACCACGATTCTTGTAAGAACAAGTTGAGATGGTATGACCCAAAGCGGAGGTGTTGGGGAGTGGTGAAAGGCGTGCAAGAGTTCTTGGCTGGGACGCGTGATTATGGGTATATACAGTGTGTGTGTTACGGCGGGAAGCTGGCTTTGGTGTGTCCTAAAGGAGGTAAGAGTAGTGAGCAAGTAAGGACGGAGGTTTTTTTTGCTGAGATTTCTCTGGAAAGATGCAAAGGAGGTCAGATGTGGGGTGAAGTTGATCACTCGTGTGATCTTGCTTTGGCTGTTACTGGTGGTAAATTTAACATTAGGAAACCTCTTGTTGTTGTGGTTTGA